A segment of the Terriglobales bacterium genome:
GTGGCTGCTGCTGGCCAACACCGGCGTCTTCCTGCTCACGCTGCTGCTGCACGCCACCGCGCGCGATGCAGCCGGGCTGATTACGAGCGCCCTTTGGCTACTTCCGGACGCGGTCGTCCGGCATGGCTACCTTTGGCAGGTCGCGACTTACTCCTTCCTTCACCTCGGGCTCTTCCACATCCTCTTCAACATGCTTTCGTTGTGGATGTTCGGCGCCACGCTGGAGGGCGATTGGGGATCGGGCCGTTTCCTCCAGTTCTATTTCTTCTGTGTGGCCGGTGCGGCGCTCACCACGATTGGGATTTCCTACACGCATGTGCTCGGCGTTTCGCCGCTTCAGCCCACCGTCGGCGCCTCGGGCGGCGTGTACGGCATCCTGATGGCCTTCGGCCTGCTCTACGGCGAGCAGGAGTTGTTCCTGTTCCCGTTCCCGTTCCGGATCAAGGCCAAGTACATGGTCGCGATCCTTATCTTCGTCGCCGTTGCCGGCGCGTTTGGTGAGGCCGGCGGGATCGCCAGCTTCGCGCATCTCGGCGGCCTGTTCTTCGGCTACGCCTGGGTGCGCTGGATGCCGCGCCGCGGAATGGGCTACGTCTTCTCCGAGAGCTACTACGGCCTCCGCAACCGCTACTTCAAGTGGAAGCGCCGCCGCGCCGCCCGCAAGTTCGAGGTCTACATGCGCAAGGTCAGCGCCGACCAGGAAAAAGCCGGCACACCGCGCAGTCACTTCTTCGACGAGTACGGCAACTACCGCGGCCCCGGCAGCGACAAACCCTCCGGCGGCGACAAGGACGACAGCGAATCGCGCTGGGTGCACTGACCGCTCGCACCGGCCGTTGACCCGGTTCCAACCCCGTGTTCCCCGATTTCTGGCCGCCTTTCTGCCAGGGAACACGGCCCCCTGCTATCATGGCCCGATTCCTGATTTGACAGGCCCCTCAGGAGGAACAAGATATGCGCAAGACAGCTCTCACCCTTCTCTGCGCAGTGTGCGTACTTTCGGTGTCGCTGTGGGCGCAAGCCCCGGCTGGCCCGCCGAAACCCGCGCCTGAGCTCAAGCGCTTGAACTACTACCTCGGTGACTGGACAGCGGAAGGCACGATGCAGCCCGGGCCTATGGGTCCTGGCGGGAAGTGGACCGGAAAAGACCACAACACGTGGAGCTTCAACGGCTTCTTCCTCACCATGAACTCAACCGGCAGCATGGCTGGAGCGCCGATGAAGAGCGTTGCCTATTTCGGCTATGACCCGGAGAAGAAGGTGTACACCTACCATGGTTTCGACAGCATGGGGATGGCATCGGAATCCACTGGCACCGTCAAAGGCAGCGATTGGACCTGGACCAATCGCGAAACCCACGGCGGCAAGACCTACGACGGCCGCTTCCTCATCCACGAGGAGTCGCCGACGGCTTACACCATGAAGTTCGACGTGTCCGAAGACGGCGGCAAAACCTGGAAGACGATGATGGACGGCAAGGCCACAAAGGCCGCCGCCGCGAAGCCGGCTGGGGACAAGAAGTAGTTCGCACTACGGGTTTCACCCGGGCCACCAAGGTCGCGCGAAGAGTGCTGTTCCCAGCCCTTTCGTGCGACCTTCGTGTCCTTTGCGTGAACCGGGTTTAGCTCCTCCGCCGGTCGTTTCCCTTCCAACGCGGCGCTTTCCGCCGATGTCCCCGGCGCCGCTCCCCATGTCCGCCTGTCGGCCCGCCCACCACGTGCAGGCGCATGAAGTTGGTCGAGCCTGAAGCCATCTGCGTGCCCGCCACCACGCCGATCACGTCGCCGGGAAGCACGACGTTCGCCTCCAGCAGACTTTGTTCGGCACGTGAAACCATGTCGTCCGCCGAGAGTGAGGCCTGCCCGTGCGATGGCCGCACGCCCCAGAACAGGTTGCAGCGGTTCGCCACCTCCGGCGCCGAGGTGAACGCGAATACCTGTGCTTTCGGCCGGTACTTGGAAATGAGCCGCGCCGTTCTTCCCGTCTCCGTGTAGACGGCGATGGCGCGCATGTCGAGATCCATGGCGGCGTGCGCCACCGATTCGCAGATGGTCTCCGCGATCGAGAGCTGCCGGTGCTCCCGCCGCCGGTGATGCTGCTGCTCCTGCCCCATGTGCAGCTCCGATTCCACGATGATCCGCGCCATGATGGTCACCGCCTCGCGCGGGTACTTGCCGCTGGCCGTTTCGGCCGACAGCATCACCGCGTCGGTGCCGTCGAAGATGGCGTTCGCTACGTCGCTGGCCTCCGCCCGCGTGGGCCGCGGGTTTTCAATCATGGACTCGAGCATCTGCGTCGCCGTGATCACCGGCTTCCGCCACGCGGCGGCGCGGCGGATGATGTGCTTCTGAATGACCGGCACCTTCTCCGGCGGCAATTCCACGCCCAGGTCGCCGCGCGCCACCATCACGCCGTCGGCCACCTCGAAGATTTCCTCCAGGTGCTCGATCGCCTGCGGTTTTTCCAGCTTGGCGATCACCGGGATGTCGGAGCGCCGGTCCACCACCCGCTTCTTGGCGGCGCGGACGTCGTCGGCGGTGCGCACGAACGACATGGCGATAACGTCCACGCCATGGCGCACGCCGAAGTCCAGGTCTTTCTCGTCTTTTTCCGTCAGCGACGGCAGGCTCATCACCGCGCCCGGCAGGTTGATGCCCTGGTGCTCGTGCAGCAGTCCCCCGTTGATCACCTCGCACTCCACGTCATCGCCGTGCACCGCGCGCACCCGCAGCTCGATCAGCCCGTCGAAGAGCAGAATGCGTGAGTCCGGCTGAACTTCCGTCGCCAGCACCGGCAGATTGTGAGAAATCAGCGTCGCCGTGCCCGGCACGTCGCGCGGCGTGAGCACCACCCGCGAGCCTGCTTTGATCATCACCGGCGTGCGGTACTTCAACCGCCCGGTGCGGATCTTCGGCCCCTGCAGGTCCTGCAGAATGCAGATGGTCCGCTCTTCCTTCTGCGCGGCACGGCGCAGGCGCTCGATCACCCGCGCGTGCTCCTCGTGGGTGCCGTGGGAAAAATTCAGCCGCGCCACGTCCATGCCGGCGCGCATCAGGTCGCGAATGCCGGCCTCTGTGCTCGACGCCGGCCCGATCGTGCACACGATCTTGGCGCGCCGCGCGTGCTTCGCCGCCGCCTCGCTTTCAGGCTCTGCCAGCGCCCGCTCCAGTGTGAGGTTGGAAGTGGCGTTCATTCGAACATTGGATGCCGCGAAGCGCCCCGGTCAGTGTAGCTGATGCCCGCCTTCTCCCGTCATGCTGCCGGCGTTTGTCGCCCGCGGAAACAACAGCGCGTTCACCTCGGCGCCGAACAGGATGATGAGTGACACGATGTACATCCACACCAGCAGCGCGATGGCCACCCCCAGCGATCCGTAGATCAGGCTGTACTGCGCCACGTGGTTCAGGTACCAGCCGAACAGGATGGTGGCGCCCAACCACATGCCGGTCGCGAGTGTCGCCCCGGGCAGCACGCTGTGCCACGGCTGCGTGCGCGGCACCGCGAAGTGGTAGATCACAGCGATCACCGCGATGCTGGTGAGCGTGGCGATCACCGAGCGTACACCCGTCCACGCCAGCAGGATGTACGGCCCCAATACGCGCGTACTGTGCAGAACCACCCACGCCTCGATCTGGCCGCCGAACGCCACCAGCAGCGTGGCGAACGTCATCGGCGCCAGCGCCCCCACCACCAGCGCCAGCGCGATCAGCCGCGACTTGATGAGCCCCCAACTGGCGGGCAGTTGGTAGGCGTAGCGGAATCCTTCCATCCACGACATCACCACACCGCTCGCCGTCCACAACGTGATGATCGAGGTTGTGACCAGCAGGCGCATGGGCCGCTGCTGCGGCCCGGTGAAGTAGCGCAATGCGGCGGCGCTGGTCCCTCCCGGCAGCACGCGCCCCAGCGCAAACGACGCCTGCTTCAGGAAGGCTTCGGTCAGATGCGTGTACGCAAGAATGGAGGCCAGCACGAGCAGCGCGGGAAACAGCGTAAGGATGGCGGAATAGGCCGCCGCCTTGGCAACGCCGAAAACGTCGTCTTCCAGCGAGCGCGCCAGGGCACGCCGAAACAGCGCCAGCGCGCGCAGAGTTGCCGCCATCGTGCACGCTAGCTTAAAGGCGCGGCGAGGAGTGCGGCAATGGCTGGCAGTGTTCCCCGTCGCCGCAAGATCACTCGGTCAGCGCTTCGCCCTTGGCTGCCTGATAAGCGCAGAGCTGTTCCGGCGCTTCGCTCAGCGCCCCAGCAGCAGCCACAGGCCGCCCAGACACAATCCCACGCCGGCCAGCGTGCGTCCTGACGCTCGCTCCCCGAAGAAAAGGGCCGCGATCACGATCAGCACGAGCGAGACAACGCTGTTGGAGATCAGCGACGCAACGTTGATTCGCCAGCCATTGCGATAGGCGAGCAGGAATCCGACCTCCACCGCCAGCACCGATGCGCCCAGCGCCAGGCTCGTCCAGTTCAGCTGCCCGAGCCCCTGCGACGAAGCCGAGCGCCTGTCGGTGGCCAGCAACAGCAGCAGGCAGGCCAGCGCTGCAGTGCCGAAGCTCACGGCCAGCGACAGGAACGGGTTCGCTCCGCGCGGAGTGGACTTCTGCGCCACGTGGTACACAACACTGCCGGCGATGGTGAGCAGCAGCGTGAGGTAGAACATGACGTGAAGATACACATCTGTCCCGGCCAGATGCATGAAAATCAGCCGGGCATGGACGTTAAACGGAGTCCGCGCGCGCAAAAGAAAAGCCCGGCCATTTCCGCCGGGCCTGTTGAATTGAGTTGATGAGGACTACTCCGCAGCGAGTTCCTCGGCTTCGCCTTCCTGGCGCAGCATTTCGAGGGCGCGCTCGGCTTCCTCGTACTCGCGCGACACCTCTTCCTGCACCTTTTGGGCGGCCTCTTCCAGTTCGGGCGAGAGCCGCACGTTGCGGTAGTACTCCATGCCCGTGCCGGCGGGGATGAGCCGTCCCACGATGACGTTCTCTTTCAGGCCGCGCAGGTGGTCCACCGCGCCCTGGATGCTGGCTTCGGTGAGCACGCGCGTGGTCTCCTGGAACGATGCCGCCGAGATGAACGACTCGGTGGAGAGCGACGCCTTCGTGATACCCAGCAGCAGCGGTCGTCCCGTTGCCGGGCGGCCGCCGTTCTGGATCACGCGCTCGTTCTCTTCGCGGAAGCGGAACTTGTCCACCTGCTGCTCCAGCAGGAATTGGGTGTCGCCCACGTCTTCCACCTTCACCCAGCGCATCATCTGGCGCACGATCACCTCGATGTGTTTGTCGGAGATGTTCACGCCCTGGAGCCGGTAGACCTCCTGGATTTCGTTCACCAGGTAGGCCTGCAGCTCCTTCTCTCCGAGCACGGCCAGGATGTCGTGCGGGTTGAGCGGGCCGTCCATCAGCGGTTCGCCCGCCCTCACGCGCTCGCCTTCCTGCACGTTCACGTGCACGCCGCGCGGCACCGAGTACTCCTTCTCCGTGCCGTTGTCGGCGGTGACGTAAATCTTGCGCTGGCCCTTGGAGATCTCGCCGAACTTCACCACGCCGTCGATCTCGCTGATGACGGCCGTCTCGCGCGGCTTGCGGGCCTCGAACAGCTCGACCACGCGCGGCAGACCGCCGGTGATGTCCTTGGTCTTGGTCGTTTCGCGCGGAATCTTGGCCAGCACGTCGCCCGGATAAACCGTGTCGCCGTCCTGCACCATCAGGTGGGCGCGCGACGGCATCAGGTACCGGCGCGTGCTCTTGCCCTTGATGACGATCGCGGGCTGGCGCTTCTCATCCGGCGAATCGGTGACCACCAGCCGCGACAAGCCGGTGACCTCGTCCACTTCTTCGTGGAGCGTAAGGCCTTCCTGCAAGTCCTTGAAGCCCGCCTGGCCGCCGATTTCAGTGAGGATGGCGAACGTGTACGGGTCCCACTCGACCAGCACCTGGCCCAGCGTGACCTGCGCGCCTTCTTCCACCTTCACCTTGGCGCCGTACACCACCGAGTAGCGCTCGCGCTCGCGTCCGCGCTCATCCACTACGGCAATCGAGCCGTTGCGGTTCATCACCACCAGGTCGCCCGCCTTGCTGCGGACCGTCTGCAGGCCGATGAAGCGCACCGTGCCGTTGTTCTTGGCTTCCAGGCGCGACTGCTCCGACACCCGCGACGCCGTTCCGCCGATGTGGAATGTGCGCATGGTGAGCTGCGTGCCCGGCTCGCCGATGGACTGCGCCGCGATCACCCCCGTCGCCTCGCCCAGTTCGACCAGGCGTCCTGAAGCCAGGTTGCGTCCGTAGCACATCACGCAGACACCGCGCTTGGATTCGCAGGTCAGCACGGAGCGGATCTTCACCCGCTCGATGCCGGCCGACTGGATGGCCGACGCCAGGTCTTCGGTGATCTCCTGGTTGATGTCAACGATCACGTTGCCTTCGTAGTCCTTGATCTTCTCCAGCGACACGCGGCCCACGATGCGGTCGCGCAGCGGCTCGATGATCTCGCCCGACTCCACGATCGAGCCGACGTAGATGCCGTCCACCGTGCCGCAATCCGGCTCGCTGACGATCACGTCCTGCGCCACGTCCACCAGGCGCCGGGTCAGGTAGCCCGAATCGGCGGTCTTCAGCGCCGTATCGGCCAGGCCCTTGCGCGCGCCGTGCGTCGAGATGAAGTACTCCAGCACCGTCAGTCCTTCGCGGAAGTTGGCGGTGATGGGCGTCTCGATGATCTCGCCCGACGGCTTGGCCATCAGGCCGCGCATGCCCGAGAGCTGGCGGATCTGCTGCTTCGATCCGCGCGCGCCCGAGTCGGCCATGACGTAAATCGGGTTGATGCTGCCCGACTTGTCCGTCTCCTGCATCACGCCGAACATCTCGTCGGCGACCTTTTCGGTCACGTTCGACCAGATCTCCACTACCTTGTTGTAGCGCTCGCCGTTGGTGATGGCGCCGTCCAGGTACTGCTGCTGCACGGCGATCACCTGCTTGTCGGCGTCGCGGACCAGGGTCTTTTTGTGCTCGGGGATGACCATGTCGTCGATGCCGATCGAGAGGCCCGCCCGCGTCGCGTACAGGAACCCGAGCTGCTTGATCCCGTCGAGCATCTTGACCGTCGTCTCCAGGCCGAAGCGCAAATAGGTGTAGTTCACCAGCTGACCGATGCCCTTCTTCTTCAGCAATCCGTTGATGAACGGCATGCCCTCCGGCAGGTGGTCGTTCAGGATGGCGCGGCCAACGGTCGTGTTCACGAACTGCCGCTCGAGGACGATCGGGTCGGTATGCATCACGTCCTGGTCGTCATACGCCTGGAGCAGGTCAATCACTTCTCCCGAGTAGCGCAGGCGGATGGGCGTGAGCGTTTCCACTTCGCCGGCTTCGAGCGCGAGCAGCACTTCGTCGATGTTGGCGAAGGCGCGTCCCTCGCCCTTGGCGCCCGGCTTGGACTTGGTCAGGTAGTAGATGCCCAGCACCATGTCCTGCGTGGGCACGGTGATCGGGTGCCCCGACGCCGGCGACAGGATGTTGTGCGAGCTCAGCATGAGCACGCTGGCTTCAACCTGCGCCTCCGGCGAAAGCGGAATGTGCACTGCCATCTGGTCGCCGTCGAAGTCGGCGTTGAACGCCGTGCAGACGAGCGGATGGATCTTGATGGCCTTGCCTTCCACCAGCACCGGCTCAAACGCCTGGATGCCCAGGCGGTGGAGCGTCGGCGCGCGGTTCAGCAGCACCGGGTGGTCTTTGATGACCTCTTCCAGGATGTCCCAAACAATGGGTTCCTGCTGCTCCACCATCTCCTTTGCCTGCTTGATGGTGGTGCAGTTGCCGGTCTGCTCCAGCCGGTGATAGATGAACGGCTTGAACAGCTCCAGCGCCATCTTTTTGGGCAGGCCGCACTGGTGCAGCTTGAGTTCCGGACCGACCACGATGACCGATCGGCCCGAGTAGTCCACGCGCTTGCCCAGCAGGTTCTGGCGGAAGCGGCCCTGCTTGCCCTTCAGCGTGTCGCTGAGCGACTTGAGCGGGCGGTTGTTGGCGCCGCGCAGCACGCGGCCGCGGCGGCCGTTGTCGAACAGCGCGTCCACCGCTTCCTGCAGCATGCGCTTCTCGTTGCGCACGATGACCTCGGGCGCGTGCAGGTCCATCAGCTTCTTCAACCGGTTGTTGCGGTTGATCACCCGGCGATACAGGTCGTTCAAATCCGACGTCGCGAACCGGCCGCCGTCCAGGGGCACCAGCGGACGCAGCTCCGGCGGGATGACCGGGATCACGTCCAGGATCATCCACTGCGGCTTGTTGCCGCTCTTGCGGAACGCTTCCACCACCTTCAGCCGCTTGGCGTACTTCAGCCGCTTCTGCAGCGAGGTCTCGTGCTTCATCTTCTCGCGCAGTTCGTTGGAGAGTTCCTCCACGTCCACGCGCTTGAGCAGCTCCTTGATGGCCTCGGCGCCCATCATGCCCTTGAAGCCGGTGGCGCGGAACTGCTGGTCGAGTTCGCGGAACTTCGCTTCTTCCTTGATGATCTCGCGCTCTTTCACCGGCGCTTCGCCGGGATCGAGCACGACGTACGCCTCGAAGTAGAGAACGGACTCGAGGTCGCGCAGCGAGATGTCGAGCAGGTGGCCGATCCGCGACGGCAGTCCCTTGAAGAACCACACGTGCGAGCACGGCGACGCCAGCTCGATGTGGCCCAGCCGCTCACGGCGGACCTTGCTCAGGGTCACTTCCACGCCGCACTTGTCGCAGATCACGCCGCGGTGCTTCATGCGCTTGTACTTGCCGCAGAGGCACTCCCAGTCGGTGACCGGGCCGAAGATGCGCGCGCAGAACAACCCATCGCGCTCCGGCTTGAAGGTGCGGTAGTTGATCGTCTCCGGCTTGGTCACCTCGCCGTGCGACCAGCTCCGGATCTTCTCCGGCGAGGCCAGGCTGATGCGGATGGAGTCGAAGTCGGTAATTGCGTTTCCGAGATCAAACGGGCTCGAACGGTACAAGTGAACCTCCGTGCGGCGTCTCGTCGCCGCTTACGGGCCGTTTGCTGCGCCTAAAACCGCTGGACGGCAATCTCGCCAGCGAATTCTGTGTCGCCTTTCGGCGCGCGGCTCGGCCGGGCCAGGGCCTCGCCGCTTTCGTTAATCCAGTTTCCATTCAGCTCTTCAGCCCCCGGTTCTCAACTGAGAACTGAGAACCGGGAACCGAGAACTGGTCTTAATCGGCCGCCGCCGTCGCCAGCTGCTTGCGCTCCTGCGTCTTGATCAGCTCGACGTCAAGGCACAGCGACTGCAACTCGCGGATGAGAACGTTGAACGACTCCGGCACGCCGGGCTCGATCGCCGCCTCGCCCTTCACGATGGCCTCGTAAATCTTGGTTCGGCCGTACACGTCGTCGGACTTGGCGGTGAGCAGCTCCTGCAGGATGTAGGCGGCGCCGTAGGCTTCCAGGGCCCACACTTCCATCTCGCCGAAGCGCTGTCCGCCGAACTGCGCCTTGCCGCCCAGCGGCTGCTGGGTGATCAGCGAGTACGGCCCAATCGACCGCGCATGGATCTTGTCGTCCACCAGGTGCGAGAGCTTCAGCATGTAGATGTAGCCCACCGTGACCGGCTGTTCGAACTTGTCGCCGGTCATGCCGTCGTAGAGCTCAGCCTTGCCGCTCTCCGGCAGGTTGGCCTCGCGCAATAGGTGCTTGATCTCCGTCTCGCGGGCGCCGTCGAACACCGGTGAAGCGAAGAACACGCCGTTTTTCATGGCCCGCGCGGCCGCTTCCAGGTCGTCGTCGTCGAGTTCGTTCAGGCTCTCCAGGAACGGCAGGCCCTTGAACAGGGCGCGCAGTTCGCGGCGGATCGCCTCCTCGCGCGAGTTCTCCTGGAACATCTTCGTGATGCGCGCGCCCAGTTCGCGTCCGGCCCAGCCCAGGTGCGTCTCCAGGATCTGGCCCACGTTCATACGCGAGGGAACGCCCAGCGGGTTGAGCACGATCTCGACCGGCGTGCCATCGCTCAGGTACGGCATGTCCTCGTCGGGCAGGATGCGCGCGATCACGCCCTTATTGCCGTGACGGCCCGCCATCTTGTCGCCCACCGAAAGCTTGCGCTTCATGGCGATGTAAACCTTCACCAGCTTGATCACGCCCGGCGGCAGCTCATCGCCCTTCTTCAGTTTCTCCTCGCGCTCCTTGGCGATCTTGCGCAGAACGTCAATCTGGCGCGAAGTCATCTCCTCGATTTCGTCAATCTGCTCGTTCACGCGCGGGTCCTTGTCGGCATACTTGATCCGCTTCAGGTTGCGCGTGGAGATGCGCTCGATGGTGTCGCGGTCGAGCACTGTTCCCTTGGTGAGCAGGCGCTTGTTGGTGCGCTCGTCGTGCAGGTCAGCCTGCACTTCCTTCCCGCCCAGGATCGATTCCAGGCGCTTCAGGCGCTCGTCGGTCAGAATGCGGATTTCGTCGGAAAGGTTCCGCTCGATCTGCGCAATCTGCTCGGCTTCGATCGCCTTGGCACGCTCGTCCTTCTCCTGGCCCTTGCGCGAGAAGATCTTGACGTCGACAACGGTCCCCTCGATGCCCGGGGGGCACGTCAGCGAAGCGTCGCGCACGTCGCCGGCCTTTTCGCCGAAGATGGCGCGCAGCAGCTTCTCTTCCGGCGTGAGCTGCGTCTCGCCCTTGGGCGTGACCTTGCCGACCAGGATGTCGCCCGCTTTGACCGTGGCGCCGATGCGGATGATGCCGCTCTCGTCCAGGTCGCGCAGCGCGTTCTCGCTCACGTTGGGAATGTCGCGCGTCACTTCCTCGGGACCGAGCTTGGTGTCGCGCGCCTCGATCTCGAACTCCTCGATGTGCACGCTGGTGTAGTAGTCCTCTTTCACCAGCTTCTCGGAGACCAGGATCGCGTCCTCGAAGTTGTAGCCGCGCCACGGCATGAACGCGACCAGCACGTTGCGTCCCAGCGCCAGCTCGCCCTTGTCGGTGCACGGACCGTCGGCGATGACCTGGCCCTTGGCCACGCGCTCGCCGCGCCGCACCACCGGCTTCTGGTTGATGCAGGTGTTCTGGTTCGACCGCTTGAACTTGGTGAGCTGGTAGATGTCGCTGCCCACCTCGCGCGAAAGCTGGCCGGGATGGTGCTCGCCCTCGACGCGCACGATGATGCGCTCCGAGTCCACCGAGTCAACGATTCCCGAACGGCGCGCCAGGATGACGGCGCCCGAATCGCGCGCCGTCACGCCTTCCATGCCGGTGCCGACCAGCGGCGCCTCGGCGCGCAGCAGCGGCACCGACTGGCGTTGCATGTTGGCGCCCATCAACGCCCGGTTGGCGTCGTCGTGCTCCAGGAACGGAACCAGCGAGGCGGCCACCGACACCAGCTGCTTCGGGCTGACGTCGATGTAGTCAACCTCATCGCGCGGCACGAGCACGAAGTTGCCGCTCTTGCGCGCGTTCACCAAGTCGGCGACCACGCGCCCGCGGTCGTCCAGCTCCACGTTCGCCTGCGCGATCACGTGCCGGTCCTCTTCCCACGCCGACAGGTAAAAGCTGAACGGCTCCCAGTCAATCGCCCGGCGGCGACGTTCCTTCAGGTCGTCATTCGCTTTCAGGACCTCGTGCTTCTCGATGTGGTCGCCCACGCGGTAGTCGCTGTCACCCGCGTTGACCACGGTCACGTAGTCGAGCACGCGGCCGTTCTTGACCTTCCGGTAGGGCGACTCGATGAAGCCGTAGTCGTTGATGCGCGCGTAGCACGAGAGCGACGAGATCAGTCCGATGTTCGGACCTTCCGGCGTCTCGATCGGGCAGATGCGCCCGTAGTGCGTGGGGTGCACGTCGCGCACTTCGAATCCGGCGCGCTCACGCGACAAACCGCCCGGCCCAAGGGCCGAGAGGCGCCGCTTGTGCGTGATTTCCGACAGCGGGTTCGTCTGGTCCATGAACTGCGAGAGCTGGCTCGATCCGAAGAATTCGCGGATCGCCGCCATCACCGGCTTGGCGTTCACCAGGTCGTGCGGCATGGCCGTCGACATTTCCTGGTACACGCTCATCTTTTCCTTGATGGCGCGCTCCATGCGCACCAGTCCGATGCGGAACTGGTTCTCCAGCAGTTCGCCCACCGCGCGCACGCGGCGGTTGCCCAGGTGATCGATGTCGTCCACCGAGCCGATGTTCTTGCGCAGCTTCAGCAGATAGCGGATGGTGGCGTAGAAGTCCTCGGGGTCGAGCGTCCGGTTGTCGAGGTTCGTCCCGTCTTCCTTGTCAAACAGCTTGATGTTGAACTTCAGCCGGCCCACGCGCGAGAAATCGTACTTGCGCGGGTCGAAGAACATGCCCTGGAACAGCGACGTCGCCGTGTCCAGCGTCGGCGGGTCGCCCGGGCGCAGCTTGCGGTAGATCTCGATGAGCGCTTCCTGCGGCGTCTTCACCGAATCGCGGCGCAGCGTGGCGCTGATCACCGTGCCCACGTCGTCGCGCTCGGGGAAAAAGACGTGGATCTCCTCCACGCCCGCGTC
Coding sequences within it:
- a CDS encoding rhomboid family intramembrane serine protease; the protein is MARSPMRRSYGGMSLSFPPFTPAVKWLLLANTGVFLLTLLLHATARDAAGLITSALWLLPDAVVRHGYLWQVATYSFLHLGLFHILFNMLSLWMFGATLEGDWGSGRFLQFYFFCVAGAALTTIGISYTHVLGVSPLQPTVGASGGVYGILMAFGLLYGEQELFLFPFPFRIKAKYMVAILIFVAVAGAFGEAGGIASFAHLGGLFFGYAWVRWMPRRGMGYVFSESYYGLRNRYFKWKRRRAARKFEVYMRKVSADQEKAGTPRSHFFDEYGNYRGPGSDKPSGGDKDDSESRWVH
- a CDS encoding DUF1579 family protein; protein product: MRKTALTLLCAVCVLSVSLWAQAPAGPPKPAPELKRLNYYLGDWTAEGTMQPGPMGPGGKWTGKDHNTWSFNGFFLTMNSTGSMAGAPMKSVAYFGYDPEKKVYTYHGFDSMGMASESTGTVKGSDWTWTNRETHGGKTYDGRFLIHEESPTAYTMKFDVSEDGGKTWKTMMDGKATKAAAAKPAGDKK
- the pyk gene encoding pyruvate kinase; translation: MNATSNLTLERALAEPESEAAAKHARRAKIVCTIGPASSTEAGIRDLMRAGMDVARLNFSHGTHEEHARVIERLRRAAQKEERTICILQDLQGPKIRTGRLKYRTPVMIKAGSRVVLTPRDVPGTATLISHNLPVLATEVQPDSRILLFDGLIELRVRAVHGDDVECEVINGGLLHEHQGINLPGAVMSLPSLTEKDEKDLDFGVRHGVDVIAMSFVRTADDVRAAKKRVVDRRSDIPVIAKLEKPQAIEHLEEIFEVADGVMVARGDLGVELPPEKVPVIQKHIIRRAAAWRKPVITATQMLESMIENPRPTRAEASDVANAIFDGTDAVMLSAETASGKYPREAVTIMARIIVESELHMGQEQQHHRRREHRQLSIAETICESVAHAAMDLDMRAIAVYTETGRTARLISKYRPKAQVFAFTSAPEVANRCNLFWGVRPSHGQASLSADDMVSRAEQSLLEANVVLPGDVIGVVAGTQMASGSTNFMRLHVVGGPTGGHGERRRGHRRKAPRWKGNDRRRS
- a CDS encoding YihY/virulence factor BrkB family protein is translated as MAATLRALALFRRALARSLEDDVFGVAKAAAYSAILTLFPALLVLASILAYTHLTEAFLKQASFALGRVLPGGTSAAALRYFTGPQQRPMRLLVTTSIITLWTASGVVMSWMEGFRYAYQLPASWGLIKSRLIALALVVGALAPMTFATLLVAFGGQIEAWVVLHSTRVLGPYILLAWTGVRSVIATLTSIAVIAVIYHFAVPRTQPWHSVLPGATLATGMWLGATILFGWYLNHVAQYSLIYGSLGVAIALLVWMYIVSLIILFGAEVNALLFPRATNAGSMTGEGGHQLH
- a CDS encoding EamA family transporter, which encodes MFYLTLLLTIAGSVVYHVAQKSTPRGANPFLSLAVSFGTAALACLLLLLATDRRSASSQGLGQLNWTSLALGASVLAVEVGFLLAYRNGWRINVASLISNSVVSLVLIVIAALFFGERASGRTLAGVGLCLGGLWLLLGR
- the rpoC gene encoding DNA-directed RNA polymerase subunit beta', with the protein product MYRSSPFDLGNAITDFDSIRISLASPEKIRSWSHGEVTKPETINYRTFKPERDGLFCARIFGPVTDWECLCGKYKRMKHRGVICDKCGVEVTLSKVRRERLGHIELASPCSHVWFFKGLPSRIGHLLDISLRDLESVLYFEAYVVLDPGEAPVKEREIIKEEAKFRELDQQFRATGFKGMMGAEAIKELLKRVDVEELSNELREKMKHETSLQKRLKYAKRLKVVEAFRKSGNKPQWMILDVIPVIPPELRPLVPLDGGRFATSDLNDLYRRVINRNNRLKKLMDLHAPEVIVRNEKRMLQEAVDALFDNGRRGRVLRGANNRPLKSLSDTLKGKQGRFRQNLLGKRVDYSGRSVIVVGPELKLHQCGLPKKMALELFKPFIYHRLEQTGNCTTIKQAKEMVEQQEPIVWDILEEVIKDHPVLLNRAPTLHRLGIQAFEPVLVEGKAIKIHPLVCTAFNADFDGDQMAVHIPLSPEAQVEASVLMLSSHNILSPASGHPITVPTQDMVLGIYYLTKSKPGAKGEGRAFANIDEVLLALEAGEVETLTPIRLRYSGEVIDLLQAYDDQDVMHTDPIVLERQFVNTTVGRAILNDHLPEGMPFINGLLKKKGIGQLVNYTYLRFGLETTVKMLDGIKQLGFLYATRAGLSIGIDDMVIPEHKKTLVRDADKQVIAVQQQYLDGAITNGERYNKVVEIWSNVTEKVADEMFGVMQETDKSGSINPIYVMADSGARGSKQQIRQLSGMRGLMAKPSGEIIETPITANFREGLTVLEYFISTHGARKGLADTALKTADSGYLTRRLVDVAQDVIVSEPDCGTVDGIYVGSIVESGEIIEPLRDRIVGRVSLEKIKDYEGNVIVDINQEITEDLASAIQSAGIERVKIRSVLTCESKRGVCVMCYGRNLASGRLVELGEATGVIAAQSIGEPGTQLTMRTFHIGGTASRVSEQSRLEAKNNGTVRFIGLQTVRSKAGDLVVMNRNGSIAVVDERGRERERYSVVYGAKVKVEEGAQVTLGQVLVEWDPYTFAILTEIGGQAGFKDLQEGLTLHEEVDEVTGLSRLVVTDSPDEKRQPAIVIKGKSTRRYLMPSRAHLMVQDGDTVYPGDVLAKIPRETTKTKDITGGLPRVVELFEARKPRETAVISEIDGVVKFGEISKGQRKIYVTADNGTEKEYSVPRGVHVNVQEGERVRAGEPLMDGPLNPHDILAVLGEKELQAYLVNEIQEVYRLQGVNISDKHIEVIVRQMMRWVKVEDVGDTQFLLEQQVDKFRFREENERVIQNGGRPATGRPLLLGITKASLSTESFISAASFQETTRVLTEASIQGAVDHLRGLKENVIVGRLIPAGTGMEYYRNVRLSPELEEAAQKVQEEVSREYEEAERALEMLRQEGEAEELAAE